GGGTATACAACGGGATGATGAAAGTAGAACCGTACAACCCAAATCCAAGGATAAATGATAATATCGTACCTACCCTCAGGTTCCCATTCTTCAATACTCTCAGCTCTACGATCGGGTTCTTATAAGTAAGCTCTCTCCATATAAAGAAGAACAATCCCATGGCACTGATCACACTCATCAGCGTGATGAGGGGATCATTGAACCAGTCGTCTTCCTGTCCGCGCTCCAGTACAAACTGTAGTGTACCTACGGTAACCGCCAGCAATATAATGCCGAGGAAGTCGACTTCGCTGAGGGCTTTCTTCTCTCCATACTTCGGGCTGCGTACAAACTGCAGGGTAAGCAGGGTAGCAATGATCCCGATGGGAATATTAACATAGAAGATATAAGGCCATGAGTAGTTATCGGTGATATATCCACCCAGTGGAGGTCCCAGCGTAGGGCCAATGATCACACCTAAACCATAGATGGCCTGTGCAATACCACGTTTTTCAGGCGGATAACTTTCTGTGATAATGGTTTGTGAAGTTACCAGCAGCGCTCCCCCGCCAAGACCCTGTATAAACCGGAACAGGATCAGCTCCCACATAGCGGTGGCGTTACCGCAAAGGAAAGAGGTGACGGTAAATATGACAATAGATACCGCAAAGTAATTACGCCGCCCAAACTGTTGAGATAACCAGCTGGTCATTGGTACTATGATTACGTTACCAATTGCGTAAGCTGTAATCACCCAGCTGATTTCGCTAACGGTAGCACCCATATTACCACGCATGTCATTCAACGCCACATTCACGATAGTGGTATCCACTATCTCCAGCAAGGCGCAGAATATAGCGGTGATCGTAATGATCACCCTGCGCGAGCCGTATTCTATCAATGATTCTTGTTGCATGCAGCATTTATATTTTAAGTGAAGGCAGGTTTACCCGGAGTTAATAATTAATGACGTACAAGACCTTTCCGTTGATGATGTGCCCTGTGTTGAATCGATTTTTTCCTGTCGTTAATTATTGCATGGTTCCATTAATTATTAACTCCCGGTAAACTGCCGTTCCTCTCTTATGATTAGTTCAGGTGCACGTCTACCAGTACGTTCATACCCGGACGAAGCTGTTTTACCAGTTCATCGTTAGGGTTGTCGAACTCGATTTTCACCGGTAAGCGTTGTACCACTTTTACGAAGTTACCAGAAGCGTTATCCGGAGGCAGCAGCGCAAATCTTGCACCAGTAGCCGGCGCGAAGGAGGTTACTTTTCCTTCCAGTCCTTTTCCGGGATAAGCATCCACATGTACAGTTACTTTCTGGCCAAGTTTCATTTTATCCAGCTGTGTTTCCTTGAAGTTGGCTACCACCCATGGAGCAGTGCTCATTACCACGCTGAAGAGTGATTGACCGGCAGTCACATATTGACCAGGTTGTACATAGATTTTAGACAATATGCCATCTTCCGGAGCAGTGATCACAGTATAAGACTGGTTCAGTTTTGCATCTGCCACATCTGTTTCGCGGGCTTTGATAGAAGCGTTCGCGATATTGATTTGTTTGGAAGTAGCTCCACTCTGGGAAGTTACCACATGCGTCTGACGGCTGGCAGCTGCTTTTTGCTTAGCCAATACGTCGAGCTGACGCTCAGCAGTTTGTTTGGCGGCCTGGGCCTGCTCAAATTCCTGCTGCGTGATAGAATGATCTTTGATCAGGTTATTATAGCGCTCAAAGTCCTGGCTGGCTCTCCAGAGGTTTACTTTAGCTGCTTCGATCTGTGCATCAATAGTACCGATCTGCGCCTGAGCAGTGCTGATGCCGGCTTCTGCGGCTGCGGTGGTAGCTTCTGCTGCACCGAGATTAGCCTGTGCTGTATACAGTCCGTTTTCAGCCTGCTGTACTTTCAGGGCCAGGTCTCTGTCGTCCAGCACTACAAGGGTATCCCCTTTCTTTACCTGCTGGTTGTCTTTTACCCTAACTTCTTTCACATAACCGGAAACACGGGGTATAACCGGGCTCACATTAGCATCGATCTGCGCGTTATCGGTTTCTTCGTGATGCTGACCATGAATGTATTTGGAGATACCAAATGCCCCACCACCCAGTACCAGCACAGCCAGTACAATGATGAACCCTTTGCTTCTTTTCTTAGGAGCGGTAGTTTCCTGCATATTTATGTTGTTAGTAGGTTTTGCTTGAGTTTGTGTTTGCGTTTCCACGGCTTTCTGATTTATTGGTTTGTTGGTATTATTTATTGGTGGACTCCAGTATACCAGCGGCCTGTAACAGTTTATTGTAAGCAACCAGTGCGTCAGCTTTTGCATACGCGTAGTTCAGGTGCGCCTGCAGCTTGGCAACATCAGCATCCAACAGATCTGTTGTAGTAGCCAGGTTATTGTCGTGCTTGTTCTTGGTGATCCGGTAATTTTCTTCTGCCTGTTCTATTGCTTTTATGTAAGTGTCCATTTTTTTGTGACTCAGCAGGTAGTTTTCGTACGACTGGTTCACATCCAGGTGGATACCGTCGACCAGCTTTTGTTCATTTGCCTGAACCTGCGCCAGTTGTGCTTTTGCACCACTTACTTTAGAACCTGTTTTCCAGAGGGAAGAGAGATTGTATTTCAGTCCTACACCTCCCATAACAGCATTGGTGATGGTAAGCACATTAGGAATGTAAGCCGCTACATAACCACCGGTAACTGCCAGAGACGGGAAATATTCACCTTTAGCACCTTTCACACCGGCTAAAGCTGCTTTTTCTCTAGCATTCAGGGATGCTGCATCTTTACGGTGCTGGTAAGCCAGCTGTTCAAACTCTGCTACTCCCCTGCTATCTACATTACTATCTGTTTTAAAGATGGTAGTATCTACCTGTATAGCAGTATTATCCGGTAAGCCCAGCATAATATCCATATTCAGGTTGGAGATCTTCAGGTTGTTTTCTGCATCCATGAGGGCCAGCTGGTAATTCGATTGCTGCAGCTCGGCCTTTAAGAGATCATTACGTGCCAGCAGACCATTCTTTTCTTTGTTGGAAAACTCCCTCACCCTTTCGTCGGATTGTTTGATATTCTCCTGTACAAGCTTCACGGCTTCCTTAGCCTTATACAAATTGCTGTAAGCGGCAATGGTGTTCTGGATCACATCTTCCTTATCTTTATCTACATCCAGACGGGCAGCCTGAGCCAGGTAGCGGGCAGATTCTTTGCCGCTCTGGATCATCATACCAGAAAAGATGGGAACGGAAACATTGGCCATTCCATAAGCTGCGGAGTTAACTTTAGGCATGGCAGGTTTTGAACCACCGCTGCCTCCACTGCCCATATTTAATTTCAGATCGATGTTGGGTTCTGTAAGACGGAGGTAAGATCCTGAAATGCTTACATCCGGTAACTGACGTTCGTTAGCTGTTTTCAGTGAGGCTGTGGCTTCATCTACTTTTGCCTGGCTCACTTTCAGTTGTTTGCTGTTTTGTATACTCAGCGATATGGCTTCATTTAACGAAAGCGGTTTTACACTTTCCTGTGCGGATGCTGACTGATAGAAAAAAGTCAGCAGTATTCCCGAGGCAAGCGCATATAATCGTGTGTATATGCTTCTAGAATTCATGTGTTAGGATTGCTTTGAACAATTTTTTTAAATGTGTACTTAACCTGAGTTTGACAGCTTCCCGGAATTGCTCCTCGTCCATATCTCTGTACTGGGCGCTGTCTCTGAGTCTATGTTGAGCAGGTATTACCTGATGGATAGTCCCGAATAAAGTAGTCATCAGCATTTCCACGTCCACGTCTTTATGAAAGATCCCCGTTTCCTGAGCGTTGGTAACGATAGGCAGCATCAGCCCAAGCATTTCCGCCTTCAGTGCCCAGATCAGGTCTCTCACCGGACTGGCCTGGCTATTCAGCTGTTCCCGGCTCATGATGCACTGGAAGTAACGTTCTCCCATCATTTTGTTAATGAACCGATCAATCAGCGTATTCATTTTATCCAGAGGTTCCAGCGTGTCGTTTTCCAACAACTCGCTGATAAACTTACGTGTCGCTTCCATTCTGTATTTGAAGATAGTTTCCAGCAGCTTGTCCTTTGATCCGAAATAATAAGAGATCATGGCAATATTCACATCCGCCTCCTGGGCTATATCTCTTACCGATGTGCCATGAAAGCCCTGATCGGCAAATAGCCGCTCCGCAACCTTTAAAATTGAGAGCTGTTTTTCACTATACTCTTCCATGTTCCTTTTTTAGATTTGACAGAGCAAAGTTAAACAAACGTTTAATTTAAACAATCGTTTATTTAATCGTTTGTTTAAATATTAATTTCAATAACTCATAATATATTTATAATAAACTATTTATGAAAATATTTTAAGCTGTTTTTAATTTTTCTTAATAATTGCTTAATAAATAACGGGTATATGTGCCTTTGGGGGACATGATATAGGGCCTTTTCATATGGCGTTTATTTATAATATAGTATTATTGTTTTGGGAGATGAGAAATGCATGAAGTATGCGTTTACCGGCAACCGGCGCGACACTGCCGATAAACTATTTGAGGCATCATTGTTTTGTTTGGGTAATAAGAAATATACCTTCTCTCACTATTCCCCGCAGTATATTTTTACCTTTGTTGTATGCACAATCAACTTATTTGTCTTATTACACAAAACGTAAAACTTTCTGATTTGGAAAGGGATTGGTGCCTGCTATATTTTGAACCTGTGATATATCCCAAAAA
The genomic region above belongs to Chitinophaga sp. 180180018-3 and contains:
- a CDS encoding DHA2 family efflux MFS transporter permease subunit, whose protein sequence is MQQESLIEYGSRRVIITITAIFCALLEIVDTTIVNVALNDMRGNMGATVSEISWVITAYAIGNVIIVPMTSWLSQQFGRRNYFAVSIVIFTVTSFLCGNATAMWELILFRFIQGLGGGALLVTSQTIITESYPPEKRGIAQAIYGLGVIIGPTLGPPLGGYITDNYSWPYIFYVNIPIGIIATLLTLQFVRSPKYGEKKALSEVDFLGIILLAVTVGTLQFVLERGQEDDWFNDPLITLMSVISAMGLFFFIWRELTYKNPIVELRVLKNGNLRVGTILSFILGFGLYGSTFIIPLYTQSTLGWTATQSGMLMVPAALTTAFMMPLIGKMLEKGIPQQYMVAAGMLLFFVFSLWGYMILTPSDTGSDAFFWMLIVRGVGMGLLFIPITTLALSSLKGQQIGQGAAFTGMMRQLGGSFGVALITTFMARQNMVHRSDLVSKLDTNNPDVLNRVNGMAHSFAAKGMDAATALKSGYRAIDYSVTKQAAVMSYMDVFLYLGLMFLICIPFILMVKAKKSGKLDASAMH
- a CDS encoding HlyD family secretion protein, with amino-acid sequence MQETTAPKKRSKGFIIVLAVLVLGGGAFGISKYIHGQHHEETDNAQIDANVSPVIPRVSGYVKEVRVKDNQQVKKGDTLVVLDDRDLALKVQQAENGLYTAQANLGAAEATTAAAEAGISTAQAQIGTIDAQIEAAKVNLWRASQDFERYNNLIKDHSITQQEFEQAQAAKQTAERQLDVLAKQKAAASRQTHVVTSQSGATSKQINIANASIKARETDVADAKLNQSYTVITAPEDGILSKIYVQPGQYVTAGQSLFSVVMSTAPWVVANFKETQLDKMKLGQKVTVHVDAYPGKGLEGKVTSFAPATGARFALLPPDNASGNFVKVVQRLPVKIEFDNPNDELVKQLRPGMNVLVDVHLN
- a CDS encoding TolC family protein, which gives rise to MNSRSIYTRLYALASGILLTFFYQSASAQESVKPLSLNEAISLSIQNSKQLKVSQAKVDEATASLKTANERQLPDVSISGSYLRLTEPNIDLKLNMGSGGSGGSKPAMPKVNSAAYGMANVSVPIFSGMMIQSGKESARYLAQAARLDVDKDKEDVIQNTIAAYSNLYKAKEAVKLVQENIKQSDERVREFSNKEKNGLLARNDLLKAELQQSNYQLALMDAENNLKISNLNMDIMLGLPDNTAIQVDTTIFKTDSNVDSRGVAEFEQLAYQHRKDAASLNAREKAALAGVKGAKGEYFPSLAVTGGYVAAYIPNVLTITNAVMGGVGLKYNLSSLWKTGSKVSGAKAQLAQVQANEQKLVDGIHLDVNQSYENYLLSHKKMDTYIKAIEQAEENYRITKNKHDNNLATTTDLLDADVAKLQAHLNYAYAKADALVAYNKLLQAAGILESTNK
- a CDS encoding TetR family transcriptional regulator, coding for MEEYSEKQLSILKVAERLFADQGFHGTSVRDIAQEADVNIAMISYYFGSKDKLLETIFKYRMEATRKFISELLENDTLEPLDKMNTLIDRFINKMMGERYFQCIMSREQLNSQASPVRDLIWALKAEMLGLMLPIVTNAQETGIFHKDVDVEMLMTTLFGTIHQVIPAQHRLRDSAQYRDMDEEQFREAVKLRLSTHLKKLFKAILTHEF